Proteins co-encoded in one Gossypium arboreum isolate Shixiya-1 chromosome 11, ASM2569848v2, whole genome shotgun sequence genomic window:
- the LOC108470534 gene encoding pentatricopeptide repeat-containing protein At4g20770 — protein sequence MKGIANLLQTCIDNKSLLLGKVLHAYILRTNLLSNTFLCNRLIELYSKCNDPAYAHCTFHNTPQKDIYSWNAVLSFYCKTGNLTFARKVFEQMPERNVVSWNNLISVMLKNGYQEKALDVYKLMVLEGFLPTHITFASVLSACGSVFDLQLGKRCHGLVIKIGLDKNIFVCNGLLSVYAKCGVMREAVQIFADIDEPNEVTFTSMMGGLGRIDGVVEALEMFRMMSRKGVRIDSISLSAVLSVCAKGGEYDEFGCYENGDRLLRNVVLGEQIHGLAFKLGFERDLYLSNSLLDMYAKNGIMKSAEMVFHTLGKPSVVSWNIMIAGYGQKGNSGKAIECFQRMQFSGFKPDEVTYINMLAACIKCGDVETARQMFDNMSCPSVISWNAIISGYSQNENHREAIDLFREMQFQSVKPDRTTVTVILGSCAGMAFLEGGKQVHAALQKAALHTDNYVAGGLIGMYSKCGKIERAEHIFSSMPELDIVCWNSMIAGLTLNSLNREAFMLFKQMRQGRMLPTEFSYATVLSCCTKLSSLFQGRQVHSQIVKDGYESDVFVGTALVDMYCKCGDIDGARKHFDMMPVRNIVTWNEMIHGYAQNGYGDQAVHLYEDMIASGAKPDAVTFIAVLTACSHSGLVDLGFRIFNSMKSEHGIYPELDHYTCIIDCLSRAGHFHDAELLMEKMPYRDDPIVWEVVLSSCRVHGNVSLAQQAAEELFRLDPESSTPYVLLANIYSSLGRWDDVRVIRELMSEKQIVKDPGYSWTEHKEQDTCLFVG from the coding sequence ATGAAGGGCATAGCTAACCTTTTGCAAACATGCATAGACAACAAATCTCTTCTGCTAGGCAAAGTCCTCCATGCTTACATTCTTCGCACCAACCTTTTAAGCAATACTTTCCTATGCAACCGTCTCATTGAACTCTATTCCAAATGCAACGACCCAGCATATGCTCATTGTACATTCCACAATACCCCTCAGAAGGACATTTATTCCTGGAACGCCGTTTTGAGTTTCTATTGCAAAACTGGGAACTTAACTTTTGCCCGTAAAGTGTTCGAACAAATGCCTGAAAGAAACGTTGTTTCCTGGAACAACCTGATTAGTGTAATGTTAAAAAATGGGTACCAGGAAAAAGCTTTGGATGTTTATAAGCTTATGGTTTTGGAAGGTTTTTTGCCCACCCATATTACTTTTGCTAGCGTTTTAAGTGCCTGTGGAAGTGTTTTTGATTTGCAGCTTGGGAAGAGATGTCATGGTCTTGTCATTAAGATTGGTCTTGATAAGAATATCTTTGTCTGTAATGGGTTATTGTCTGTTTATGCTAAATGTGGGGTTATGAGGGAAGCTGTTCAAATTTTTGCCGACATTGATGAACCTAATGAGGTTACATTTACTTCAATGATGGGTGGGTTAGGAAGGATTGACGGGGTCGTTGAGGCTTTGGAGATGTTTAGAATGATGTCTCGGAAAGGGGTTCGGATTGATTCCATTTCATTGTCTGCTGTTTTGAGTGTTTGTGCAAAGGGGGGAGAGTATGATGAATTTGGCTGTTACGAAAATGGAGATAGATTATTACGTAATGTTGTACTTGGAGAACAAATACATGGTCTTGCATTTAAGCTTGGATTTGAACGTGATCTTTATTTGAGCAACTCATTGCTTGATATGTATGCTAAGAATGGGATTATGAAGAGTGCTGAGATGGTTTTCCATACTTTGGGAAAACCCAGTGTTGTGTCCTGGAATATAATGATTGCTGGATATGGCCAGAAAGGAAATAGTGGGAAAGCTATTGAGTGTTTTCAAAGAATGCAGTTTAGTGGTTTTAAACCTGATGAGGTTACATATATTAATATGCTTGCAGCGTGTATAAAGTGTGGAGATGTTGAAACTGCACGTCAAATGTTTGATAACATGTCATGCCCAAGTGTTATTTCATGGAATGCTATAATCTCTGGCTATTCCCAGAATGAGAATCACAGAGAAGCAATAGATCTTTTTAGGGAAATGCAGTTTCAAAGTGTAAAACCTGATCGGACTACTGTGACTGTCATCCTTGGCTCATGTGCTGGAATGGCCTTTCTGGAGGGTGGAAAACAGGTCCATGCTGCCTTGCAAAAGGCTGCTCTTCATACTGACAATTATGTTGCTGGTGGGCTGATTGGCATGTACTCAAAGTGTGGGAAGATAGAAAGGGCAGAGCACATATTTTCTTCCATGCCAGAGTTAGATATTGTCTGTTGGAATTCTATGATTGCAGGTCTTACTCTTAATTCTCTAAACAGAGAAGCTTTCATGCTCTTTAAGCAAATGCGACAGGGTAGAATGTTGCCTACTGAGTTCTCTTATGCCACAGTATTGAGCTGTTGCACAAAATTATCTTCTTTATTTCAAGGTAGGCAGGTCCACTCTCAGATAGTAAAAGATGGTTATGAGAGTGACGTGTTTGTAGGCACTGCTCTTGTTGATATGTATTGTAAATGTGGTGACATAGATGGGGCACGGAAGCATTTTGATATGATGCCTGTCAGAAACATCGTTACATGGAATGAGATGATACATGGATATGCCCAGAATGGATATGGAGATCAGGCGGTTCATCTATATGAAGACATGATTGCATCAGGTGCGAAACCTGATGCTGTAACCTTTATTGCTGTTTTGACTGCTTGTAGCCACTCAGGATTAGTAGACTTGGGGTTCAGGATTTTCAACTCAATGAAGAGTGAGCATGGAATTTACCCAGAATTGGATCATTATACTTGCATCATTGACTGTCTCAGCCGAGCTGGTCATTTTCATGATGCAGAGCTCCTTATGGAAAAGATGCCATATAGAGATGATCCAATTGTATGGGAAGTTGTGCTTAGTTCTTGTAGAGTCCACGGTAATGTCAGTTTAGCTCAACAGGCAGCAGAGGAACTCTTTCGCCTGGACCCTGAGAGCTCTACCCCTTATGTGCTTTTAGCCAATATCTATTCATCTTTAGGAAGATGGGATGATGTAAGAGTTATAAGAGAGCTGATGAGTGAAAAGCAGATTGTTAAGGATCCTGGTTATAGTTGGACTGAACATAAGGAGCAAGATACATGTCTATTTGTTGGGTGA
- the LOC108472781 gene encoding uncharacterized protein LOC108472781: protein MLLSHHPSFISSLKSRLSLPYLYTQPHRLSIPYTPVFKNKPLPFFAITQHFFSTLPSKNHQPLLKSTPQSSALPVFPLDDEEHNVETVNNQLPERSQQEDKSFWGAVSLIIGTAVGPGMLGLPAATIKSGPLPSTIAIILSWVYVISSIILVAELSFAVMEEEGVAEVSFTGLATKALGSHFGAFVAVIYASLSFSLLVACVSGIGSIVCQWFPWMNLLLAHALFPLAAGTVIMFFPFKVIDVSNRLLCFLMLFSITALVAIGLSVARANVLCSFAHASWSLSSILPAIPVTVLTLGFHVITPFICKIAGNSVSEARNAILIGGAVPLVMVVSWNLIVLGLAGNTSPKDPISLLLSVNPSALSAVQGFAFSALATSLIGYAVSFPKQVLDTLELILGKTNLQKQIPYQSQLVSNGSGKVGFVIYSSQHECGKFGKVSFRSASEDEQLLRTTDLKSLEIFVMPLVLSAPVLIASFFRSTFSKALDFAGVYANCFLFGILPPAMAYIQQSRKKLRFSILPGGDVALALLFGVAVVLGIWH from the exons ATGTTACTTTCTCACCATCCATCTTTCATCTCATCATTGAAGTCAAGACTCAGTCTTCCATATCTCTACACTCAGCCTCACAGGCTGTCCATTCCCTACACACCGGTATTCAAGAATAAGCCTCTTCCATTCTTTGCCATAACCCAACATTTCTTCTCTACATTACCCTCCAAGAATCACCAGCCGCTCCTTAAATCTACACCCCAAAGTTCGGCACTTCCTGTTTTTCCCCTTGATGATGAGGAACATAATGTTGAAACAGTGAACAATCAGCTACCAGAAAGATCCCAACAAGAAGACAAGAGCTTCTGGGGTGCTGTTAGTTTGATTATTGGTACGGCTGTAGGGCCTGGAATGTTGGGTTTACCCGCTGCAACGATAAAATCAGGTCCACTTCCATCAACCATTGCCATTATTCTTTCTTGGGTTTATGTTATTTCCTCCATCATTCTTGTTGCAGAACTAAGTTTTGCAGTAATGGAAGAAGAGGGTGTAGCGGAAGTGAGCTTTACTGGCCTTGCAACAAAGGCATTAGGAAGTCATTTTGGTGCTTTTGTTGCGGTCATTTATGCCTCCCTTAGTTTTTCTTTATTAGTGGCTTGTGTTTCAGGAATTGGTTCAATAGTGTGTCAATGGTTTCCTTGGATGAATTTGTTATTGGCTCATGCTTTGTTTCCACTAGCTGCTGGGACTGTTATTATGTTCTTTCCGTTCAAGGTCATTGATGTTTCAAACAGGCTTTTATGCTTCCTCATGCTTTTCTCCATTACTGCATTGGTGGCCATTGGTTTATCTGTGGCCAGAGCAAATGTATTATGCTCCTTTGCCCATGCCTCATGGAGTCTATCATCAATTTTGCCTGCAATTCCTGTTACTGTACTCACATTAGGATTCCATGTTATCACTCCTTTTATTTGCAAGATTGCTGGAAATTCAGTATCCGAGGCTCGAAACGCAATACTGATCGGAGGGGCTGTTCCTTTAGTTATGGTTGTGTCATGGAATTTGATTGTTTTAGGACTGGCTGGAAATACCTCCCCCAAAGACCCTATATCCCTTTTACTTTCAGTGAATCCTTCTGCTTTGTCTGCAGTTCAAGGCTTTGCATTTTCTGCTTTGGCAACTAGCCTGATAGGATATGCTGTAAGCTTTCCAAAGCAAGTTCTTGATACTCTGGAACTGATCCTAGGGAAAACAAATTTGCAAAAGCAAATTCCTTATCAATCTCAATTGGTCTCTAATGGTTCAGGCAAAGTTGGTTTTGTGATTTATTCGAGTCAGCATGAATGCGGAAAGTTCGGGAAAGTTTCATTTCGATCTGCTTCAGAAGATGAACAACTGTTAAGAACAACTGACCTTAAATCATTAGAAATATTTGTAATGCCACTAGTGCTCAGTGCTCCAGTTCTTATAGCTTCCTTCTTCCGCTCAACTTTTTCAAAAGCCCTTGATTTTGCTGGGGTTTATGCAAACTGTTTCCTCTTTGGCATCCTTCCCCCTGCAATGGCATATATACAGCAGTCAAGGAAGAAGCTCAG GTTCTCGATCCTCCCGGGAGGAGACGTGGCGCTTGCACTACTTTTTGGCGTCGCAGTTGTTTTGGGGATATGGCATTAG
- the LOC108470622 gene encoding U11/U12 small nuclear ribonucleoprotein 65 kDa protein, with amino-acid sequence MAAILSSQPFSSPQIQQFGYQGVEGATSNPLGADSVATLWIRHLPEAIPPETLLRLFSHYGASSVRPCSSGKLRNCAFLDFKNEALASQAHRQLNGLRFLGKVLLVERASKPAEHNKPQQTGVQLGKDFSQSASLLKDANSTRDPNLGSRSGSIPASEPIAPRLGVDYPFPPHLEYAYPPPDGNILTNIVNALIAVPRFYTQVLHLMNKMNIPAPFRMALPTPPLPPPVPAPQQPPPPPASTLAQPHLEDASSSESEMESSDEEVNDKGVPKSARKRARREVIVGPAIDKSVAHEAVGVKPATLIPKEIPLIKKKNPLLQIKIAPKHIPYEQKDDGADDDHKQILEEPNEEGLGAKQFASADELEKGKLPPEEILSLPMFKNYTAGNPASVLYIKNLAKDVVPEDFYFIFGSLFGSIDAAASGLNVKLMQEGRMRGQAFVTFPSVELAHHALNLVNGYVFKGKPIIVQFGRNPAAAKTN; translated from the exons ATGGCTGCTATTCTATCGTCACAGCCTTTTAGCAGTCCTCAAATACAGCAATTTGGATATCAAGGTGTTGAAGGAGCAACGTCAAACCCTCTAGGAGCGGATTCTGTGGCTACCCTTTGGATTCGGCATCTTCCCGAGGCCATTCCTCCCGAAACCCTCTTGCGGCTTTTCTCTCACTACGGCGCGTCATCTGTTCGACCTTGCTCTAGTGGAAA GTTGAGAAACTGTGCATTTTTGGATTTCAAAAATGAAGCATTGGCTTCTCAAGCGCATCGTCAATTAAATGG CCTGAGGTTTCTTGGTAAAGTCTTGTTAGTGGAGAGAGCTAGCAAGCCAGCTGAACATAATAAACCTCAACAAACTGGAGTTCAGCTTGGAAAGGATTTTTCACAATCTGCATCTTTGCTGAAAGATGCCAACTCGACCAGAGACCCGAATCTAGGTTCAAGATCGGGATCAATACCTGCTAGTGAACCAATTGCTCCTAGACTTGGTGTAGACTATCCATTTCCTCCTCACCTTGA ATATGCTTACCCTCCACCAGATGGAAATATTTTGACTAATATTGTCAATGCACTTATTGCTGTTCCCCGCTTCTATACTCAg GTGTTGCACCTAATGAATAAAATGAATATTCCAGCTCCATTTCGTATGGCTTTGCCCACACCACCTCTGCCACCCCCAGTACCTGCACCACAACAACCACCCCCACCTCCTGCTTCCACACTTGCTCAGCCTCATTTGGAAGATGCATCTTCTAGTGAATCTGAAATGGAGTCTTCGGATGAG GAGGTCAATGACAAAGGTGTGCCAAAATCTGCAAGGAAGCGTGCAAGGCGAGAAGTTATTGTAGGCCCTGCAATTGATAAAAGTGTAGCTCATGAAGCTGTTGGAGTGAAACCTGCCACCTTGATCCCAAAAGAAATCCCATTGATTAAAAAGAAGAACCCTTTACTACAG ATCAAAATTGCCCCCAAACACATTCCATATGAGCAGAAAGATGATGGTGCTGATGATGACCATAAACAGATTTTAGAGGAACCGAATGAGGAGGGCTTAGGTGCTAAACAATTTGCTTCTGCTGACGAGTTGGAAAAGGGAAAATTGCCTCCAGAAGAAATCTTATCACTTCCAATGTTTAAG AACTATACAGCTGGTAATCCTGCTTCTGTGTTGTATATAAAGAACTTGGCAAAGGATGTTGTTCCTGAAGATTTCTACTTCATATTTG GATCATTATTTGGAAGCATTGATGCTGCTGCATCCGGTCTTAACGTGAAGCTAATGCAG GAGGGAAGGATGAGGGGTCAAGCGTTTGTGACATTTCCATCAGTTGAACTTGCCCATCATGCTTTG AACCTCGTAAATGGATATGTGTTCAAAGGCAAACCAATAATTGTCCAGTTTGGCCGGAATCCTGCTGCAGCAAAAACAAATTAA
- the LOC108471226 gene encoding LOW QUALITY PROTEIN: NAC domain-containing protein 87-like (The sequence of the model RefSeq protein was modified relative to this genomic sequence to represent the inferred CDS: deleted 2 bases in 1 codon) produces the protein MEEAIVVNKGDELIDLPPGFRFHPTDEEIITHYLTEKVMNSNFSASAIGEVDLNKCEPWDLPKKAKMGEKQWYFFCQRDRKYPTGMRTNRATEAGYWKATGKDKEIFKGKVLVGMKKTLVFYKGRAPKGEKSNWVMHEYRLEGKFSYYNLPKGAKDEWVVCRVFDKNNTGTKKSPIPDHHQLLRMNSYGDDFMDYASLPPLMDPTYNSNKPGSSCTFMDGGDNEFKAAINNQTFLQVPPNHPYGSSNIFNPQIPIQNPVFFHQATPTSTYLHQGRTTAGTGLAGNDPANRRCKVEQFSSNQSMVSLSQDTGLSTEINNNEISSVVSKNDMEFGISKSFEDLRCLWDY, from the exons ATGGAAGAAGCTATTGTTGTGAACAAAGGAGACGAACTCATCGATTTGCCTCCTGGGTTTCGGTTCCATCCCACTGATGAGGAGATCATAACTCATTATCTCACAGAGAAGGTGATGAACAGCAACTTCAGTGCAAGCGCTATTGGTGAAGTTGATTTGAACAAGTGTGAGCCTTGGGATTTACCTA AGAAAGCTAAGATGGGAGAGAAGCAATGGTACTTCTTTTGTCAGAGAGACAGGAAGTACCCGACGGGGATGAGAACAAACCGAGCAACTGAAGCTGGTTATTGGAAGGCAACTGGCAAAGACAAAGAGATTTTCAAAGGAAAGGTT CTTGTTGGGATGAAGAAGACCCTTGTTTTCTACAAAGGGAGAGCTCCCAAAGGAGAGAAATCTAATTGGGTCATGCATGAATACAGACTTGAAGGCAAATTCTCTTACTATAATCTCCCCAAAGGTGCAAAG GATGAATGGGTTGTTTGTAGGGTTTTTGATAAGAATAATACAGGGACCAAGAAAAGTCCAATCCCTGATCATCATCAGCTGTTGAGAATGAATTCTTATGGTGATGATTTTATGGATTATGCTTCACTGCCTCCTCTCATGGACCCTACTTATAATTCCAACAAGCCTGGCTCCTCCTGCACTTTCATGGACGGCGGCGATAACGAATTCAAGGCCGCCATCAACAATCAAACCTTCCTTCAGGTTCCGCCAAATCATCCTTACGGAAGCTCCAATATTTTCAACCCACAAATCCCAATCCAAAATCCCGTCTTCTTCCATCAAGCCACTCCCACTTCCACCTACTTGCACCAAGGGAGGACCACTGCCGGAACTGGCTTGGCAGGCAATGATCCTGCTAACAGGCGATGCAAGGTGGAGCAGTTTTCATCAAATCAATCAATGGTCAGTCTCTCACAAGATACCGGTCTCAGCACGGAAATTAACAACAATGAGATTTCATCGGTGGTTTCCAAGAACGATATGGAATTTGGAATCAGCAAATCTTTTGAAGATTTGAGATGTTTATGGGATTACTAA